In Euwallacea fornicatus isolate EFF26 chromosome 2, ASM4011564v1, whole genome shotgun sequence, one genomic interval encodes:
- the LOC136345426 gene encoding protein Wnt-4-like isoform X3 translates to MNLTPPAHKEKCMKMDFLVDKQKELCAKYDRILPIIGSGAKLAIEECQNQFAFTRWNCTTFPDKNNTFGNVATIKSREAAYLSAISAASVAYAITRACTKGELAEYCSCDNKIRMRKATKWKWGGCSDDIRFGEKFSREFLDVREDAGTALGLMNIHNNEAGRRAVRSRMQRTCKCHGVSGSCSMQICWRRLPAMRKVSEGLYKRYEGASHVKYAEKRRRSKLKVISPDFKKPNRTDLVYLDDSPDYCEMNESLDIMGTRGRICNLTSQGIDGCPLLCCGRGYQTKIKDVEEKCNCQFVWCCNVVCSTCRSRKEEHVCN, encoded by the exons ATGAACCTGACGCCACCTGCGCACAAGGAGAAATGCATGAAGATGGACTTCCTCGTGGACAAGCAGAAGGAACTCTGCGCCAAGTATGACAGAATTTTACCG ATAATAGGCAGCGGCGCCAAATTGGCCATTGAAGAGTGCCAGAATCAGTTCGCCTTCACGAGGTGGAATTGCACCACCTTCCCCGATAAAAACAACACATTTGGCAATGTTGCCACCATAA AGAGCCGGGAAGCAGCGTACTTGAGCGCCATCTCTGCGGCTTCGGTAGCGTACGCGATCACGCGCGCATGCACGAAGGGGGAATTGGCAGAGTATTGTTCCTGTGACAACAAAATCAG AATGAGAAAAGCTACTAAATGGAAATGGGGCGGATGCTCAGACGATATTCGATTTGGAGAGAAGTTCTCCAGGGAGTTTCTGGATGTGCGAGAGGATGCTGGCACGGCACTGGGGCTCATGAATATACACAATAATGAGGCAGGAAGGAGG GCAGTAAGATCACGAATGCAGCGTACCTGCAAGTGCCACGGCGTATCGGGTTCTTGCAGCATGCAGATCTGTTGGAGACGCCTGCCAGCCATGCGCAAAGTCTCCGAAGGGCTTTACAAGAG GTACGAGGGAGCCTCCCATGTAAAATACGCGGAAAAGAGGAGAAGAAGCAAGTTGAAGGTGATCAGTCCAGATTTCAAAAAACCAAACCGAACTGATTTGGTGTATCTGGATGATTCTCCCGATTATTGCGAGATGAATGAGTC ATTAGACATCATGGGCACGAGAGGGCGCATTTGCAACCTGACCAGTCAGGGCATCGATGGATGCCCCCTCTTGTGCTGTGGGCGGGGTTATCAGACGAAGATAAAGGACGTGGAAGAGAAGTGCAACTGCCAATTCGTGTGGTGTTGTAACGTGGTGTGCAGTACTTGTCGGTCGCGGAAAGAAGAACATGTgtgtaattaa
- the LOC136345426 gene encoding protein Wnt-4-like isoform X1 translates to MGRRNGGAVVLTATVVWMALCQCTRADWWQLGFPTTLPTIMNLTPPAHKEKCMKMDFLVDKQKELCAKYDRILPIIGSGAKLAIEECQNQFAFTRWNCTTFPDKNNTFGNVATIKSREAAYLSAISAASVAYAITRACTKGELAEYCSCDNKIRMRKATKWKWGGCSDDIRFGEKFSREFLDVREDAGTALGLMNIHNNEAGRRAVRSRMQRTCKCHGVSGSCSMQICWRRLPAMRKVSEGLYKRYEGASHVKYAEKRRRSKLKVISPDFKKPNRTDLVYLDDSPDYCEMNESLDIMGTRGRICNLTSQGIDGCPLLCCGRGYQTKIKDVEEKCNCQFVWCCNVVCSTCRSRKEEHVCN, encoded by the exons GCAGTTAGGGTTCCCCACTACGCTGCCCACCATCATGAACCTGACGCCACCTGCGCACAAGGAGAAATGCATGAAGATGGACTTCCTCGTGGACAAGCAGAAGGAACTCTGCGCCAAGTATGACAGAATTTTACCG ATAATAGGCAGCGGCGCCAAATTGGCCATTGAAGAGTGCCAGAATCAGTTCGCCTTCACGAGGTGGAATTGCACCACCTTCCCCGATAAAAACAACACATTTGGCAATGTTGCCACCATAA AGAGCCGGGAAGCAGCGTACTTGAGCGCCATCTCTGCGGCTTCGGTAGCGTACGCGATCACGCGCGCATGCACGAAGGGGGAATTGGCAGAGTATTGTTCCTGTGACAACAAAATCAG AATGAGAAAAGCTACTAAATGGAAATGGGGCGGATGCTCAGACGATATTCGATTTGGAGAGAAGTTCTCCAGGGAGTTTCTGGATGTGCGAGAGGATGCTGGCACGGCACTGGGGCTCATGAATATACACAATAATGAGGCAGGAAGGAGG GCAGTAAGATCACGAATGCAGCGTACCTGCAAGTGCCACGGCGTATCGGGTTCTTGCAGCATGCAGATCTGTTGGAGACGCCTGCCAGCCATGCGCAAAGTCTCCGAAGGGCTTTACAAGAG GTACGAGGGAGCCTCCCATGTAAAATACGCGGAAAAGAGGAGAAGAAGCAAGTTGAAGGTGATCAGTCCAGATTTCAAAAAACCAAACCGAACTGATTTGGTGTATCTGGATGATTCTCCCGATTATTGCGAGATGAATGAGTC ATTAGACATCATGGGCACGAGAGGGCGCATTTGCAACCTGACCAGTCAGGGCATCGATGGATGCCCCCTCTTGTGCTGTGGGCGGGGTTATCAGACGAAGATAAAGGACGTGGAAGAGAAGTGCAACTGCCAATTCGTGTGGTGTTGTAACGTGGTGTGCAGTACTTGTCGGTCGCGGAAAGAAGAACATGTgtgtaattaa
- the LOC136345426 gene encoding protein Wnt-4-like isoform X2, whose translation MTKANFHTSSAFFTQVDKRQLGFPTTLPTIMNLTPPAHKEKCMKMDFLVDKQKELCAKYDRILPIIGSGAKLAIEECQNQFAFTRWNCTTFPDKNNTFGNVATIKSREAAYLSAISAASVAYAITRACTKGELAEYCSCDNKIRMRKATKWKWGGCSDDIRFGEKFSREFLDVREDAGTALGLMNIHNNEAGRRAVRSRMQRTCKCHGVSGSCSMQICWRRLPAMRKVSEGLYKRYEGASHVKYAEKRRRSKLKVISPDFKKPNRTDLVYLDDSPDYCEMNESLDIMGTRGRICNLTSQGIDGCPLLCCGRGYQTKIKDVEEKCNCQFVWCCNVVCSTCRSRKEEHVCN comes from the exons GCAGTTAGGGTTCCCCACTACGCTGCCCACCATCATGAACCTGACGCCACCTGCGCACAAGGAGAAATGCATGAAGATGGACTTCCTCGTGGACAAGCAGAAGGAACTCTGCGCCAAGTATGACAGAATTTTACCG ATAATAGGCAGCGGCGCCAAATTGGCCATTGAAGAGTGCCAGAATCAGTTCGCCTTCACGAGGTGGAATTGCACCACCTTCCCCGATAAAAACAACACATTTGGCAATGTTGCCACCATAA AGAGCCGGGAAGCAGCGTACTTGAGCGCCATCTCTGCGGCTTCGGTAGCGTACGCGATCACGCGCGCATGCACGAAGGGGGAATTGGCAGAGTATTGTTCCTGTGACAACAAAATCAG AATGAGAAAAGCTACTAAATGGAAATGGGGCGGATGCTCAGACGATATTCGATTTGGAGAGAAGTTCTCCAGGGAGTTTCTGGATGTGCGAGAGGATGCTGGCACGGCACTGGGGCTCATGAATATACACAATAATGAGGCAGGAAGGAGG GCAGTAAGATCACGAATGCAGCGTACCTGCAAGTGCCACGGCGTATCGGGTTCTTGCAGCATGCAGATCTGTTGGAGACGCCTGCCAGCCATGCGCAAAGTCTCCGAAGGGCTTTACAAGAG GTACGAGGGAGCCTCCCATGTAAAATACGCGGAAAAGAGGAGAAGAAGCAAGTTGAAGGTGATCAGTCCAGATTTCAAAAAACCAAACCGAACTGATTTGGTGTATCTGGATGATTCTCCCGATTATTGCGAGATGAATGAGTC ATTAGACATCATGGGCACGAGAGGGCGCATTTGCAACCTGACCAGTCAGGGCATCGATGGATGCCCCCTCTTGTGCTGTGGGCGGGGTTATCAGACGAAGATAAAGGACGTGGAAGAGAAGTGCAACTGCCAATTCGTGTGGTGTTGTAACGTGGTGTGCAGTACTTGTCGGTCGCGGAAAGAAGAACATGTgtgtaattaa